A portion of the Gottschalkia purinilytica genome contains these proteins:
- a CDS encoding ABC-F family ATP-binding cassette domain-containing protein, which yields MITVTNVSLRYGERKLFEDVNIKFTPGNCYGVIGANGAGKSTFLKILSGEIDPNTGEVSIPSDIRMSVLKQDHYQYDNYPVLDTVIMGNARLYEIMKEKDAIYAKPDFTDEDGIKASELECEFAELDGWEAEPEASSLLQGLGIGTELHYKTVSELTGAEKVKVLLAQALFGKPGVLILDEPTNHLDINSINWLEEFLINFEGTVIVVSHDRHFLNQVCTHIADVDFGKIKLYVGNYDFWYESSQLALQMMRDQNKKKEEKIKELQEFIARFSANASKSKQATSRKKLLDKITLDDIQPSSRKYPYVGFTIGREVGNDILMVENLSKTIDGEKILNNISFTVGKDDKIAFVGENELANTTLFKILTGEMEPDSGSFKWGVTITTSYFPKDNSEFFNNVDLNLVDWLRQFSEEKSESYLRGFLGRMLFSGEEALKQAKVLSGGEKVRCMLSKMMLSNGNVLILDQPTNHLDLESITALNNGLKDYKSNILFASHDHQFIQTIANRIIEITPEGLIDKQTTYDEYLESKK from the coding sequence GTGATTACTGTAACTAATGTAAGTTTAAGGTACGGAGAAAGAAAACTTTTTGAAGATGTAAATATAAAATTTACTCCAGGGAATTGTTATGGTGTTATAGGTGCCAATGGTGCTGGTAAAAGTACTTTTCTAAAAATTTTATCTGGAGAAATAGATCCAAATACAGGAGAAGTTAGTATTCCTTCTGATATTAGAATGTCTGTTTTAAAACAGGATCATTATCAGTATGATAATTATCCAGTTTTAGATACTGTTATAATGGGAAATGCTAGACTTTATGAAATCATGAAAGAAAAAGATGCTATCTATGCAAAACCCGACTTTACTGATGAAGATGGAATAAAAGCTTCAGAATTAGAGTGTGAATTTGCAGAATTAGATGGATGGGAAGCAGAACCAGAAGCTTCTTCTTTACTTCAAGGTCTTGGTATTGGTACAGAACTTCACTATAAAACAGTATCAGAATTAACAGGTGCTGAAAAAGTGAAGGTATTACTAGCACAAGCTTTATTTGGAAAACCAGGAGTCTTGATTTTGGACGAGCCTACTAACCACTTAGATATTAACTCAATTAACTGGTTAGAAGAATTCTTAATAAATTTTGAAGGTACAGTTATAGTAGTATCTCATGATAGACACTTTTTAAATCAAGTTTGTACTCATATAGCTGATGTAGACTTTGGAAAAATTAAGTTATATGTTGGTAACTATGATTTCTGGTATGAATCAAGTCAATTAGCCCTTCAAATGATGAGAGATCAGAATAAGAAAAAAGAAGAAAAAATTAAAGAATTACAAGAATTCATTGCACGTTTTAGTGCTAACGCTTCTAAGTCTAAACAAGCTACTTCTCGTAAAAAATTACTTGATAAAATTACTTTAGATGATATCCAGCCATCTAGTAGAAAGTATCCTTATGTAGGATTTACTATAGGAAGAGAAGTTGGAAATGATATACTGATGGTTGAAAACTTATCTAAAACAATAGATGGTGAAAAAATTCTAAATAATATAAGCTTTACAGTAGGTAAAGATGATAAAATTGCATTTGTAGGTGAAAACGAACTTGCTAATACTACTTTATTTAAAATATTAACAGGTGAAATGGAACCAGATAGTGGATCTTTCAAATGGGGAGTTACTATCACTACTTCTTATTTCCCTAAAGATAACTCTGAATTCTTCAATAACGTAGATTTAAATCTTGTAGACTGGTTACGTCAGTTCTCTGAAGAAAAATCTGAAAGTTATTTGAGAGGATTCTTAGGAAGAATGTTATTCTCTGGAGAAGAAGCTTTAAAACAAGCAAAAGTTCTTTCTGGAGGAGAGAAAGTTAGATGTATGCTTTCAAAAATGATGTTAAGTAATGGAAATGTATTAATTCTTGATCAACCTACAAACCACTTAGACCTTGAGTCTATCACTGCTCTAAATAATGGTCTTAAAGACTATAAGAGTAATATTTTATTTGCTTCTCATGACCATCAATTTATTCAAACTATAGCAAATAGAATTATTGAAATTACTCCTGAAGGTTTAATTGATAAGCAAACGACATATGATGAATATTTAGAAAGTAAAAAGTAA
- a CDS encoding ABC transporter permease produces MELLKYELYKIFSRKSIYIVFILMISITFLPRIISENQWIKKAYEYSQEELYNYLKQFEGSINKEKENKLKELVDENNKDKEYYKKSKYVYFNYMVQSRPRVIAISDILRHEKKPFKLEEYSYLNNDFKGYTMDELEESLSNLKNEGKKDTYDYKNKLLAKQMYEKLKQPEFKYAEVGSIIYDNNIIFAVLFGIMLSLGISPIFSEEYKDNVAPLILSSKKGRKNIVKVKIIASIIYSTLIVLLIHFMEILTTIKTYGIHGYEAPIQNMLGFINSPYNLSIGQFWGIYVLTSIIGAILFSLVIILVSQISKSSMITLFTSACILFYPIILKDIIPNKIEFKKALIDISITQILNVKGIYQLFSTINIFGKPILYPYFILIFSIILGGVLCLFIHNSVKKQEIS; encoded by the coding sequence ATGGAGCTTTTAAAATATGAATTATATAAAATATTTTCGAGGAAAAGTATATATATAGTCTTTATACTAATGATTTCAATTACTTTTTTACCAAGAATTATAAGTGAAAACCAATGGATAAAAAAAGCATATGAATATAGTCAAGAAGAACTATATAATTACTTGAAGCAATTTGAAGGTAGTATAAATAAAGAGAAAGAAAACAAGCTTAAGGAATTAGTAGATGAAAATAATAAGGATAAAGAGTATTATAAAAAAAGTAAGTATGTATATTTTAACTATATGGTTCAAAGTAGACCAAGAGTAATAGCTATTTCAGATATATTGAGACATGAAAAAAAGCCCTTTAAATTAGAAGAATATAGTTACCTTAATAATGATTTTAAAGGATATACAATGGATGAACTTGAAGAAAGTTTAAGCAATCTTAAAAATGAGGGAAAAAAGGATACATATGACTATAAAAATAAATTATTGGCAAAACAAATGTACGAGAAGTTAAAGCAACCTGAGTTCAAATATGCAGAGGTAGGAAGTATTATCTATGACAATAATATAATATTTGCAGTACTTTTTGGTATAATGCTTTCTCTAGGTATTTCACCTATTTTTTCAGAAGAGTATAAAGATAACGTAGCACCCTTAATATTGTCAAGTAAAAAAGGGAGAAAGAATATTGTTAAAGTAAAGATTATAGCATCAATTATATATTCTACACTTATAGTATTACTGATTCATTTTATGGAGATTCTTACTACAATAAAGACATACGGTATTCATGGATATGAAGCTCCTATTCAAAATATGCTTGGATTCATTAATTCACCATATAATTTAAGTATAGGTCAGTTTTGGGGAATATATGTATTAACTAGTATTATAGGAGCAATATTATTTTCATTAGTTATAATTTTAGTATCACAAATTAGTAAATCATCAATGATTACATTATTTACTTCAGCATGTATACTTTTCTATCCTATAATTTTAAAAGATATAATACCAAATAAAATAGAATTCAAGAAGGCATTAATCGATATAAGTATTACTCAAATTTTAAATGTTAAAGGTATATACCAATTGTTTAGTACTATTAATATATTTGGAAAACCTATACTTTATCCATATTTTATACTAATTTTTAGTATTATATTAGGAGGAGTGCTGTGTCTATTTATACATAATAGTGTGAAAAAACAAGAAATATCATAG